The nucleotide window tccgatgcatatggaagcattacgttttccaatatgtctctataaccactagcattcatggtgtcttctattcggaatatcggaccaacaccattccatgaaaagcaaccccaaaccattatgtttcccccgccatgttttaccgtcctttttggaaatttaacgtggaattctttttcttttggtcggcgtacatttctttggcagtcgtttccaaacaaatttatttttgtttcgtcgctccataaaatatttctccattttttttcgccttcacacccggaccattgtaagtgctctttagcaaattctaatcttgtcttgatatttttttggcgcattagtggcacttttctggcaattcttcccgtcaatttagcttgtaaaagacgacgacgaactgtttgtggactgatttcgttacatagctccgcagaaatagctttcgatgatatgaaagggtcttttttaaccataaggacgatccgcctatctgtttctggactggttttctttggtctaccgcgagtttctcttttttgttttttagataaagcattttggacaaaatgtaaagatcttcctatgctctttgctatttcccgtaatgattttccttgatttctcatcgtttgaacaatttttttctcatcttcggtacaatgatgatttcgtcccattttcttcaaaagagtcctattttttataaaattgttgctaaaatttaaattatacttactgtttcacgtaaataggaacaaaaaattgcacaaaaaaaaaattgtatataaacaaattacaaattactgatgtgtatctatttttatgagcaaataattttttgtaattcaaataaattcgtttttaaaaatcaacatgaaagcaaatagttgccagatttttgactgacatgacattgccagatagaaattttaataatatgatgtattcttaacgcttgcgaggaaattttcaatgttaccgccatttaaattttttccaattaggtgtatctattattttgagcagatgtgtatattctggatccttatagatagcgaagtcgattacgccatgtccgtctgtctgttgaaatcaattttctgaagaccccagatatcttcgggatccaaatcttcaataattctgttcgACATGCTATttcaaatcagcaaaatcggtccataaataacggcgatatgagcaaaaaaccgggacaacctcgatttttgacctatttttgatctatatctggattactaagtcattaatatagacaatatggatatctaatgatagatatttcaaagtccattgcaacgatgtagatgtaagtttgttttttgatttttttttgaaaaacaattaaaataaaaattaaattttgtttacctaaaaatatttattttaaagtataatttggtgaagggtatataagattcggcacagccgaatattgctctcttacttgtttaattttctattttctaatattcgattttaaaatcgatgtcttccgatcgggatgcacCAAGgatagacctattggatagtaattcagacacaatttttcaacaagatcggtcaagaactctcggtgTTAGAggggttcaaaattttacattttggccaaacatgtgatttttctcatccatgtaacttattaccaacTTAGTCCCAactagtttagatagctatttcttcaatctttcgaaaaaaaatatttaaaaaaaaactttgacttttttttcaaaatggacccttttttttaaaaataaaggttAGAAATTTTCCTTggggacctatttggtcgcttagtgggatgcgatttcgatatctatcaaaaaaatgttttgtaactcaaaacatgcaatttttgacttttttgcaaaatcaaaaactttgttgacttttttttcgaaatgggtcctgttttaaattttttttgctcaatagaaagctcagatattttccttgaagaccatttttagtcgcttagtgggatgcaagtgggatatctatcaaaataaatgttttgcaactcaaaatatgcaatttttgactttttttttgcaaaatctaatttttttttttgaattgaattgttgaaattgatctataattattttattatttggccTGAAAGAGCTttattaatttacaaggtaaattttatcgaacttttttcgaaaaaatttaataactttggcaagtataaaccaattttaacaactaatatctcgtttttgtctatataaaactgtctttaaaacactgtgccaaaaaatagggtttcatagaaaaaaaattaaaataattattgttgaatttgaaaaattacgaaaaaaataaaaaggaaagcgaaactatttataaaaacttaaacaatttcttggaatatagattttatgcatacattttatgaaagcttaattctttacctatccctaattgtttaaaattttgaaatcggtctaaaaatttgtgaatcaaaataactcaaaaaaaaaaaactgggggtgtttcaaaatctttgaaaacgtttttagtatgtcctcacctaggcctacaacctccattaggtaaTTTTCAagtgacaaaaagtgttattttgtagcagaatGTTGTCGATCAATTCTACAGTTTTTGTGCACTCCTGAagaagtttaaaattgttttttcaaaagttcataaatgtatgtatattgtacaaaataaaagctaaacattttaaaaaataacgcgTTTATAAGTCATAGCcgcaataataaaattaattcgaTAGTGATTTccgtataaatttaattatgtttagTAAAGACACAAACCTATATTTTACATTGGTTGAAATCTTATTTTAATTACGATTATGATTTTACAATTCCAGAATTCAGTTTATAGTATTTTAATATGTAACTACAATTtccattaacattttaaaatttttataataagaaCCGATTCCcaacaaattgtataaaaacctttttcaaaaactaaatttttggagttttcttaattattttaattatctcAAGATAAGACTGGAACATTTTCTAGTagcttttatcataaaatatcttTCACGtgaacattttatttctttcaaaaCATCAACTGTTTCCTAAAAACAAAACACTGTTTTCAACATGAGATAAAAATTTGCAActgataaatgttttgaaaaaaataatttattcaaaaaattaatagagTTCATGATAACGAAaccattgaaaataattatctTTGGAGGCGTATAACTTAGTattatgtgatttttttaatgaattatgaattttatatgaaaattttatactcgaaatttgttttattacaaaaatgttctctctttatcatgtattttttacagCAGAGTCTTATAAGAATTCAGTCTTATTTGAGATAAAAGATATAAATAGGTGGGTGTTTAAGTTGATATGTACCTATGTCTAGTTGCTTGAAATAACttgattttatggaaaatatttcgaaatgaGTTTTGAAACGATTGAATTGTTTAACATAATGCcttaaagtttaaacaattacttagtcattctttttttttattattaatgtatttatttcCTCGTAATAAtgcattgttttgtttttgtgtttattttgttttgctagATGTTTTTTGCCACCACCAACCATCCAGCACACACCACTTCCCCTCTGACCTTTTCTCTAATCTAACCTATACTGGTGGTGTACCTGCTCTGCTCTGCTGTGTTGTGCTCTTCTCTTCTTCGCTTTTATTATTGCCCCACACCTTTACTCGGAAAGAGTAAAAACtataacattttgttatatttttcaaacattaataacaaaaaaaagttgtgtCGTGGCTTTCTCAAGtttctaataaatatttagttgctATTGTTGGTTGGCTGTGGCTGTATTACGTCTGGATGAGGAGATTTTGTCTCtcccaaaaaagtattctaTGGTTTAGTggcataattttgtaaatttgtgttttatttctaaACAATCACTCTTAATGTTAAGACAGACATTCTATTAAATACGAATAAGGTTTGCTGCTGCtacttaatatgtattttttgctttaacaaatgtttaaataaaaaaaatcaaacacaataaataattaaaaacagtttttaccacataataaataactaaacaaaaatcGTTAACGAAAAGCAAAGCAGGAATTTCGTTAATCAAAAGGAAATAAAAGGAAATGCTCAACTTTAAGTATAAGAAAAATGTCATCAAAACAAAATAGAgaaacagcagcagcagaacCAACAGTAACAGACATATGGGAACCAGATGTTGAGGACTCTAAAGATTTCACCAATAGCTATGCAGAACAACGCAATGAGTTCCATGATGATGAACGTATACAATTTCAGCGAGAAATAATGGCTGCTGGCAATGACGCTCGTTTTAGGGCTGACGACGATGAAGAGGAGGAAGAGGATTGTTTATATGAGGAAGCTGGCTTATTGGATACACGCACTTTATTGGCCAATAATCAGGGTAAgctatttacatacatatgtatgtagtttgttTGTATAGTTGTGTGTGAAATAATAGCAGTGGTAAACAATTGCAAAATCAATGCtatcattaaaattatttatttcattttatgtttGTGAAAGTGTTGAACCAACCAAGTTATTTTGGAGTGATTCATAAACCATGAAATAACCTTTTGCTATTAATtggtttctttttcttttatttgttgtttgttaaCTTTATAAGTTTATGTGATTGTGTGCAGAAGTTCTACAGTTTGTTCTAAAATTAAAGggaaagctaaattttgaaatcaaaaattctttgatatttattttttggtataaCGATAATTTACATTCTCTGTTTAAACCTAGCTTAAACATAgtgtttatttagtttataatctaggtttaactgagcatcattgaCCAGTTAAACCCAAGTAAGAACTGTCAAAACACAAACACTtgacataataaaataaacaattcaacaCAGCAGTTCTTTGTTTTGATTTCttttattaacataatttttaatcttaatttttgtttactttaatttcttttacaacgtaaaaaatttacaaaaatgtgatatgcgcagttgtttttttttataaaatttaaagcattGCCATATTTATAATAGAGTTTCGAGTTCggtttttcaaggcctaaaaccgaaaccgacaattattcttcggttttaacttttaatctatttacagtagaaaaattcaaaatttagaaatggaAAACAAACTTGTTCGTCCAATGATTTATTCaatttctctaaaaacaaatcgatgtaaaaatattcattatttttaataaaaaatttgatttataaacatttgataaattaaaaattgtttatgaatatccgataaaagtatggagtacTAGCTGACCaagttagttaaaaaattaataaaaactcggagtcaataattactactactactgctagcttcacattttggtagcagtagttgtagtagtactaataaaagaaaaatttaaaagtagcagagtaatttagttttgatgtagcagtcattagttttttaaaaatttagtagtaatagaagtagcagttgaggtagtagaagaagtagcagttgaagtagcagctaagtagcagttgaggtagcaataaaataagtcaaaaataaaaatcttcagccaaaaaattatattatgtgttgttgttgtgaatgtatatttgtgtatgttgatcgtgttgtaaacaaaagttcggcttttttgttatacacacagaaaacacgatctttctgttagcaacacgaacatctgagacgaataaaatcgaataattctttcaaactctctcaaaacaaaaacaacacccagtgtttaattctgtccattttggtgttatgactgaagattttcttttttgactacttttattgctaccttaactgctgcatcaactgctactttactgctaccttaaaaattaaaactcgatatagagcagtagcaatgatttgtatttttatgctactactccatttacaattcatgttttattactactgctctgttaagagttttatattttgaaggtagcagtagttttaaaaaaacaagaaaacgaaaaaagacaaatgctactgctactgctaccgctacatacacttttttgaagcagtagttgtagcaacagttaaaaatttgttagttatcgtagctttttaaacactgattatatgttcaatattatagaaaattcaaaacgtaCCATTTtaaagaacgaaaaagtactccttagtttggtttagttctccttTTTCGTATCATAATACCATTGAGCCCCATATTCTTGATTATTTCATTACTGAGAAGTATATGTATTTGctgtgccaaattttatatacccttcaccaaagtatactttaaaatattttttttaagaaaaatttaagaaaaaaccaggacagcctcgattttagacctatttttgatctatatctggattataaagtcatttatatagacaatatggatatctaatgatacattttccaaagacctttgcaacggcgaATATAAGcaatagtaagtcggacctaaaatgggtcaaaatcgggaaaaatattttgtaacccgaattttttttttcaccaaaaatttttttttataaaatatgttttactaatgaattaaaaaaaaattttggcattaaattttgttactatttaattaaaaaaaatatattgtttttcagcccaattatgaatactAAATTCCGCggtagttttttcccattgaatttaaataggaaaaatgggaaaatagaaaaaactcctggggaatttttattcataatataaaaaatgtttaacaattttttttttttttaatttttattttgaattttaatttggtgaaggatatatgtATAAGATTCGAAACAGCCTAATATAACTCTTACGTGTTCGTGAATTCCTTTTGGTGTCGTTAATAACTTCTCTCGAATTATATCGAtttttctcagagatcgcactatacgattTGTTATAGATGGGATTGTATCAAGTTCATGATAAATTCAgggctccgttctttctcctgctttattccttatttttctaaacaacAGATGACAGCAAAATATGCCATTCATATTTATTCAATTATACACCAAGTCTGTCGTAGATTGCGGCAATGAGggaaaacatgaatgattcgggaccttgtgacaatctctcAATGGTGTCGCTCGCAAGACTCAAAAACGAACGGCGGACCATGTCGTTTCTGTTAATATTGAGTTTTTTCTTGATGAAAAGCAcgttatctgtgatcactctaattttcaataaaatcaagTTTTCATCAGGAAAATTTAACACATTAATTCAACCACAAACTTattatttccatttatattcaattgcaacacactgctattatttgaaataaaactataaatctTGTACAATAAAAATTCTGAATCTCATTTAGTAAATCTTTCCAAAcagatggtgatgatgatgactgCATTAATACCCGCACAATATTCGGTCTAATGGGATTCCTAGGATTTGCCGTGGTCTATGCCATGCGTGTAAATCTTTCTGTGGCCATAGTGGCCATGGTCAATCAAACAGCCATACCTCATGACAATGACAACAACAACTCCTCGGATATAGTGGACGACACGTGTCCCATAGATGAtgtaactaaaaataaaacttcccTAATACATCAAGGTGATTTTGTATGGGACGAAGCAACTCAGGGCCTGGTGTTGGGCTCCTTCTTTTATGGCTATGTTTTAACACAAGTCCCTGGTGGACGTATGGCCGAATTAATGGGTGGCAAACTTATCTACGGTTATGGTGTACTTATAACGGCTCTCTTTACTCTGCTTACGCCCATAGCTGCCTACTGGGATTTgccgtttttaattttagtgcGTGTTTTAGAGGGCATGGGAGAAGGTGTTACATATCCGGCCATGCATGCCATGTTGGCCCATTGGATACCACCCTTGGAACGTAATAAGTTTGCGGCTGTTGTTTATGCGGGCTCCAATATAGGCACCGTTATCTCTATGCCGCTTACCGGATGGCTGTGTTCGTTGGATTTCATGGGAGGCTGGCCATTGGCTTTTTATCTGTTTGGCATAGTAGGCATAATATGGTTTATCTTCTGGATGTTTTTGGTGTACGATAAACCCTCTCTACATCCACGCATAACCACTAAGGAAAGGCTGTACATAGAAAGAAGCATACGGGTGGCCCAACAATCCAGCGGTAATCGTTTGGCGGCTGAATTCCACAGTGTCAATGATCACGATGATGACTATAGAATAGAGAGCTCTGCGGCAGAACATAATCGTATACCCTGGTGCTCCATAATGACCTCCATACCTCTGTGGGCCATCTTAATAACCCAGTGTGGACAAAGTTGGGCTTTTTACACCCAGCTTACCGAATTGCCCACTTACATGAGCAATATTTTACACTTTGACATACAATCCAATGCCGTGCTTAATGGTATTCCCTATTTGACTTCCTGGCTGGTGGGTATTGGTTGTTCGGCCCTGGCCGATTGGCTGCTGGAGAAACGCTACATCACCACTTTAAACTCCTATAAACTATGGAATTCTATAGCTTCCATTATACCGTCGTTGGCCTTAATAGGTGTAGGCTATGTGGGCTGCAGCTGGCAGTGGGTGACGTTTATGCTGGCCGGTGTGGGTTCATTTGCTGGTGCCGTTTATGCGGGCAATCAAATGAATCATATTTCCCTGAGTCCCCAATATGCGGGCACCATGTATGGCATAACGAATTCGGCAGCCAATATTTGTGGATTTTTGGCTCCCTATGTCATTGGCACCATCATCAATCACAATGAAACTTTGGTGCAGTGGCGTAAAGTATTTTGGCTGGCTGGTGGTTTAAATATTGGTGGAAATCTCATTTATTTGCTGTTTAGCAGTGCTGAAGAGCAAACATGGTCTCGTCCTCGGCCGTTAAGAGTTGGTGCTTATGCTGGTGCCGAGGAAGGACATTTAACAACGTGATACATTCTTGTGATGATGCTAatgatgctgatgatgttgtGAACTAACGTAGTGTGtaccttatatacatatattacttttttcaaaGAAAGAACGTGTGATACATTTTATTCCGGTCTGGCTTTGATAGCAATAGTGACTGGggtaagaaaaacaagtaaaaaacaaacatacttGATagtattttaatgtaatattactTAGTTAAATGGTTTTAATAATACAATTAGGTGTTCCTATGATTAAAGAAGACGATGaatcttttttttctattattacaACAAAACGAAGTTTTATTTGTCGTACTTACTTGAAGGTAAAATAGAAATTGCATGATTGAATATGCAacgaaatatttaatattacgtttttttttggaaaatcgatCTTTTATTATATGAGAtcactgatattttctattaaaaatctaTCTTATATGAGGAAAATGTAGGAAAACTTTAAAATGCCtgcaaatgttaaaattatatttttggagAAAGGGACGTTAATCTATGatcaattataatttttatcaaaaatcctttttttttttttgaaaacgttaaaaaaattttaaggggttataacattgtaaatattgagtttcttgaggaaaaaacttgaaattggcTGTAGCTTTTTTAATATTAGGAATAGGTTTCAACGGGCGAGagattcagaagtggtgattttgacacggaagacaaagatagcCCTGCCAAGAACTGGAGACATTAGTTAATTTTAGTTGGCACTTTCACTCGTAGACCATAAGTTCCATTGTGATTCCCTAAAGAGTccgataaaaagaaaaataatgccTTTCCTGGAAAAGGGGGACAtgaagaaaacaaagaagaataaTGGTAGTGTCTTAGAGATAGCAAAAggagaaacaaaaagaaaaatccaaATCTGCATAAACAGGAAAAAGTGGTTACGGATTTTAATTCACTGTAGAATATCCTTTAAATAGCCAACCTATTGCCCTGATAAAACCTAGTATGTTACTCAATTTACAGCCAGCAACACTCCCAAGTTCATTTAGAAATCTGTTACCTAGCCATTTAAATATATGACTCTGTAGTCTCGGGCAGTTgtacataaggagtgagatcgaaaaaagtCTGctgtcaaactgattccaatgttattaaacagtatctgGAGAACTTggccgttgatagaaaacctggttcaggtacaaggaatggtccacatcatgtttctaaagccaataaatagaaagcatttacaaaagagctcccaacacatatggtaggaaagcagtccggttagctcagtactatttggactatttggtacgaaaagttaaagccaatgcaggtttaaaaacatacaaggctcaaaaagttcctcaCATGAATTCGGCTAAAATTTAGAGGCTAAAGACAGAGCAAAGAAATTTAAGtcaaacgtatgttctggaaaatttttcgcagcttcggggtcaatatttttatgttgctgatgatggcgggaatgttgaagaaaagtttagcaCCCAAAAGcacaaaaaacattataaataaataaaatttacaaaagaggatgcttccattcataagacttcttaatgtgtccacttatttttggcctaattTGGCcacctgtcactatggtaagcaaggtcttgagtggtacaagaacaataatgtagtatttgtaccaagagaggcaaatcctccaaactgctaggagctaaggccagtagagaaatattgggctcttgttaaaagagaattgaagagcacaaaaaaagtgttcaaaAGTGTggcactataaaaaccttaatggaaggaattccggaaaaataatattttatgtaaattgtaataacaatttcaatcaa belongs to Calliphora vicina chromosome 4, idCalVici1.1, whole genome shotgun sequence and includes:
- the MFS10 gene encoding sialin — encoded protein: MSSKQNRETAAAEPTVTDIWEPDVEDSKDFTNSYAEQRNEFHDDERIQFQREIMAAGNDARFRADDDEEEEEDCLYEEAGLLDTRTLLANNQDGDDDDCINTRTIFGLMGFLGFAVVYAMRVNLSVAIVAMVNQTAIPHDNDNNNSSDIVDDTCPIDDVTKNKTSLIHQGDFVWDEATQGLVLGSFFYGYVLTQVPGGRMAELMGGKLIYGYGVLITALFTLLTPIAAYWDLPFLILVRVLEGMGEGVTYPAMHAMLAHWIPPLERNKFAAVVYAGSNIGTVISMPLTGWLCSLDFMGGWPLAFYLFGIVGIIWFIFWMFLVYDKPSLHPRITTKERLYIERSIRVAQQSSGNRLAAEFHSVNDHDDDYRIESSAAEHNRIPWCSIMTSIPLWAILITQCGQSWAFYTQLTELPTYMSNILHFDIQSNAVLNGIPYLTSWLVGIGCSALADWLLEKRYITTLNSYKLWNSIASIIPSLALIGVGYVGCSWQWVTFMLAGVGSFAGAVYAGNQMNHISLSPQYAGTMYGITNSAANICGFLAPYVIGTIINHNETLVQWRKVFWLAGGLNIGGNLIYLLFSSAEEQTWSRPRPLRVGAYAGAEEGHLTT